aagaaacaaagtaTCTAAATGAAcgagagaaaaatattcTTAGCCACAATAAAATTTGTGGCGGAGTAACCTATTTTAGTTACTATTTGGTAGCAAAAGGACCCTCATGCATTATCGACGGCCTTAATAGCTGCTAAATAGCTGCTTGTCCGGAATATACTTATATTAACTACTTGAGTTTATGCTTTAATAGGATAGAAACAACGGATAATATAACCCCTTGAACTCTTCTCTAAGAGAAGGTTATATCTATTCAATCTCGTACGATCTTCACAGTCTAGAATCTcctttgatttcttctgaatTAAATCCCGTCTTGCATGTAGAATTCTATGAATTTTAAATTCCCTAAATGGGAAGAGAGCAACAACACTAGCAAAGCACATAACACCAACAAATATTTGACAGTACAAAAATGGCTGACTATCGTTTGGCCTTTCCATTTTTAATCCAATAATCTCGGAGACTATCATAGGAGGACCACCAATCAAGCATAGCCAGGAAACTGTAGCTAGCAAATCATCTCCACCACCAGCAAGATCTGCACATAGTGGAGAGAAATTAATCCAGTTAATACCAACGGTTACTCCTACAAAGAAAGCAAAAATAATCAAATTGACATAGCTTTTCACAAAAATCCACCAGCAGAATGACAGAAGACCAATTAAAGTTGTGACAACCAAAGTAACGTTGGCCCTTCCATATTTATCGGATAACCAACCCAACAATGGCCTTCCTATGACCTGAGCTACACTCTGAACTGTAGTAACAATAGATCCTTGGGCGCTAGTAAGACCTATTGCAGTGGCATAGGAAGACAtcgaaaagagaagaatagtGTAGCCAAAACTATAGATGAAATTCCAGAGAATCAAATACATCACTGGTTTTTGACGATAAATATCCCACCTAGTGAAACTTGCACGGATATCGCCCCAAAGTGAACGACCTGTATCGATTTGCAAGCTACGATGACTCCTGATAAGAAGCATACTTAAGGTTAGCATGAAACCACAAACTATACCGATCATTCTAAGAGCCCATTTATAACTGCCCGTTGAGTCAATGATAGCCTGAACTGATCGACTAAAAATTACACCAGAAAGACCGATACCAGCAGTGGCAATTCCAGTAGCTATCGATCTTTTTTTAAGGAACCAAGTAGGAATAATGACAAAAGTAGGACCGGCAGATAAAGCATAAGCAATAGAAAGGAGAAATCCTTGTAACATGATAAACTGAACGATAGTGGTAGCTTGCGCTGCACACATATAGCAAACAACAAGCAAAACAATACCTGCAGACATGACATACTTGTAATAAAAACGTCTCACTAGAGTG
This region of Brettanomyces nanus chromosome 2, complete sequence genomic DNA includes:
- a CDS encoding uncharacterized protein (EggNog:ENOG41), with the protein product MVHLNSLDSSISNNASLQEPAQIDHSSLEASFVSLPNRIITRTSTIIDAIRDDNQYASEIESNKVSPATFGATNPEENTKSPDALANYNGEYNKQDFIDRPPDGTLWGWISVMCACSLNTFSWGLNSVFGVFLNYYVSSDNFPGATMEEYALIGGLSVGLSFMLCNVANTLVRRFYYKYVMSAGIVLLVVCYMCAAQATTIVQFIMLQGFLLSIAYALSAGPTFVIIPTWFLKKRSIATGIATAGIGLSGVIFSRSVQAIIDSTGSYKWALRMIGIVCGFMLTLSMLLIRSHRSLQIDTGRSLWGDIRASFTRWDIYRQKPVMYLILWNFIYSFGYTILLFSMSSYATAIGLTSAQGSIVTTVQSVAQVIGRPLLGWLSDKYGRANVTLVVTTLIGLLSFCWWIFVKSYVNLIIFAFFVGVTVGINWINFSPLCADLAGGGDDLLATVSWLCLIGGPPMIVSEIIGLKMERPNDSQPFLYCQIFVGVMCFASVVALFPFREFKIHRILHARRDLIQKKSKEILDCEDRTRLNRYNLLLEKSSRGYIIRCFYPIKA